From the Clostridium cagae genome, the window TATTATTCAGAAAAATATAATTTAGAATATAGAAAAGCAAGATTGTTATTTATAACAGCACAAATATATATTTATAAAAAAGATTTTCAAATGGCACAGAAGTTTTTCTTATCTTCTAATGTTATATTTATTAAAAATAATAATTATGAAGAAATAATAAAAACGTTTTTAAACTTAGCTAAAATAACAATAAATTTAAGAGCATATCATTCTGCTAGTAGTTATTTAAGACAAGCAGAAAAAGTATATTTAGATAATAATATAGAAGATGATTTTTTATTAGGAGAAATATACTATAATATGGCACGGACTTATTTTAATATAGAAGATTTAGATAAAGCATTAGAATATTCAAATGTTGCCAAGAAAAAATTAGAAAGAACTTATAGTGATAGGGGTTATGCAAAAACATTACTTGTTTTAGCTGAAGAATTTAATAAACGAGGAGATTTATCAAAAGCTACTAAATACTCTAAAAAAGCATTAGAAGTGTATAGAAAATTAGAACATAAAAAGAGTGTAGTAGAAATAGAGCATAACTTAGGTAAATTGTTTTATGAATTAGATGATTTAGAAGAATCATTTAAGCATTATAAAATATCTCAAAAAGTAATTAATCAAAATGAATTTGAAAATGAAGTAGATGTTTTAATAGACATATGTAAGTCACATATAAAACTTAAGAATATAAAAGAATGTAGAAAAATAGTAGAACAAATTGATAAAGTTATAAACGAAAGCGATTTTAATAGATTAATAGAATGTAAATTAATACAATATATAATTTTTAACATATCAGAAGAATATGAAGATGCCCAAAAAATGATCATGGAAGCATATGCTAAAGCTAAGGAAAGCAAAAATTTATTAAAAGCAGGCGAAATAGCCATGAAAATAGGTAAGCATTTTATGGATAAAAAAGATGAAAATAGAGCAAGCAATTATTTAAATGAAGGAATTAAATTTTTTGAAGAGTTAGGATTAATAAAATAAAATTAATTCATAGTATATAATGAATCAATAAATATAAATGGGTGATGTAAGTGGAAATATTATCTACAGGGGAAAAAATAAAAAGGGCTAGAATTTTTAAAGGCATTACATTAAAAGACTTATGTGGAACTAAAATTTCAATTTCTAAAATGAGCTGTATAGAAAATGGAAAAGTTAAGGCTGATAAAGAATTATTAGAATATATATCAGAAAAAATAGGAATTGAATTGAATTATTTAATACAAGATGTATACGATCAAATATCAAATAATTTAGAATTAGTAAAAAAGACATTGTCTTCAGATCCAGAATGCGAAAATAAGCTGAAATACAATTTAGAATATTCTTTGAAATATAAATATAATGATTTAGCATTTGAATTAATACATATACTATTTACTTATTATGTTGAACAAAGTAAAGTTGAAAATATTCAATTAATAGTTTCTCAATATTATGATTTATATCAAAAAAATAATAATATTGAAAATACATTAATATATTTTAAGGATATGGCTAGATACTTATATGAAAATAAAGAGTATTTGGAATCAATAGCTTACTACAATAAATTAAGAGAAATTCTAAATCAAGAAAATAAAGAAATAGATGGAGAAGAGTACTGTTTAATTTTATATAATGAGGCTATTTGTTATCAAAGATTAAATAAATATGAAGAAGCATATGAACTTTTATCAAAAGTAATTAAACAGATTGATAAAATAAATAGTGACTCAAATAAAGGAAAGATATATCATGCATATGCAACTTTATGTATTAAGTTAAATAAAGAGTATGCTGAAGACTTTAAAAATAAAGCTTTTGAATATCAAAGGCATAATCCTATAACTTTAGCATTATCTAGGGGGGATTATGGTAAATATTATTTTCAAATAAATAATAGGGAAAAAGCCATACAAGAAATAGAAGAGGGGATAAAGACATTCCCAGATCATAATAAAGAAAAATATGTAGAGTTTTTAAATTCTTGTACTAAGATTTTAATAAAGAATTCAGAATTTGAAATTGCATCTAAAATGGCAGATGAATCTTTAAATATCGCAATTTCTACTGATAATATATCTTTATTAAAGAAATCATATTATTTAAAGGGTACAATACTTCAAAAATTAGGAGATTATGTACAAGCTGAAAAATATATGAACATAGCATTAGATGCTTTGTTTAAATCTGGTACGAAAGAAGAACGTAAGGAAAGATATATAGATATGGGAAATATGTATTATAAACTAGGTTCTATATCTGATTCATTAAAATATTTTAATTTAGCTTTTTGTGTAGATAAGAGAATATAAAAATTAAGGGGTATCTTTTACTGCTATTAAATATCAAGTTAATTTTAATACTTATGAACATTAAATTAAAAAAAGTATGTATTTATAACATGTTTATGTTAACTAGCATAAACATGTTATTTTTACATACATAATAATTTTGATAATGTGAATTAAAAGTTAAATATCTTCATAGATATAGATTAAGAAAGATAATTTTAAAGGAGCGGTTTGATGAAATTAATTTCTGTTTACCCTTCATCTATATCTGTGATCAGCAAAAGATTTAATGAAGAAAATTTTTATGAAAATAAGTATTTACCAGTAGGAAATGTGGTAGGAACTGACAGTAACGTTTTTAGGACACTAATGATGTTTGATATAAAAGATAAGGTATTAAACACCTATAAGATAAAATCTGCAACATTAAATTTATGTGTAGAAAAAAATATTTATAGTTTTAGAAAAGTTTCTGGGAATAAAGTGTTCCTAAATAATAATACTGAAGAATATAATCCTTTAGGGGTTAATTGGAATAATGCACCTAGTTATGAGTACACAGGCAATTTCTTAATTATTGAAGGAAATAAAGATAAGAATTTTATAAGTGTAGACGTTTCCAATATAGTTAACAAATGGTTTAATTATTGTGATAAGAATTTTGGATTAACAATAACAGGCATGGAAGATGTAGAGAATTGTATAAGTATATTTTCTTATTCTAGAAATAGAAATAAGCCTTATTTATCATTGGAAGTTGAGGCGTAGAAAAATAATGTCATTAAAAAAGTTCTATTAAAAACTCAGTTTAATAGAACTTTTTTATTTTTAAAACATACTTTGACTTTCTTTGACCTTTGTATTATTATATATTTAAAGAACAAAATATATAGTGAAAATAATAGAGGAGGCAATAATAATGAATATAGAAAAAATGACATTAAGAGTACAACAAGCTTTAAGTGATGCTAATGTTATAGCAGTTAAATACAATCATCAACAAATAGATGTAATTCATGTTTTTTCTGCTCTAGTAAATCAAGAAGATGGATTAGTACCTAATATTTTTACTAAGATGGAAATTCAAGTAAAGTCTTTAAAAGATGATTTAGATAGAGTAATTGATTCAATGCCTAAAGTATTAGGTGAAGGTGCATCAAATGCAGGTGTTTATATAACACGAAAAGTAGATGAAGTTTTAATTAAAGCAGAGGAAATATCTAAGCAATTTGAGGATTCTTATATAAGTGTTGAGCATTTAATGTTAGCTATAATGGATGTTGAAAAAAATGGAGAAGTGGCTAAATTATTAAATAAATATAATATTACTAGGGATAAATTTTTGAAAATTTTATCAGAAGTTAGAGGAAGTCAAAGAGTTGATACGCAAGATCCAGAGGGAACTTATGATGCGCTGGATAAATATGGAACTAATTTAGTAGAGTTAGCTAAAAAGCATAAATTGGATCCTGTTATAGGCAGAGATGAGGAAATAAGAAGAACTATAAGAATTCTGTCAAGAAGAACCAAAAACAACCCTGTTCTTATAGGTGAACCTGGTGTTGGTAAAACAGCAATAGTTGAAGGTTTAGCTGAAAGAATAGTTAGAGGTGACGTACCCGAGGGGTTAAAAGAAAAGATTATATTTTCTTTAGATATGGGATCATTAATAGCAGGGGCTAAATATAGAGGTGAATTTGAAGAAAGATTAAAAGCTGTTTTAAAGGAAGTTCAAAATAGTGAAGGTAGAATAATTTTATTTATAGATGAAATCCATACTATTGTTGGTGCAGGTAAAACTGATGGGGCTATGGATGCAGGTAACTTAATTAAGCCATTACTTGCAAGAGGAGAACTTCATTGTATAGGTGCAACAACATTTGATGAATATAGACAATATATTGAAAAAGATAAGGCTTTAGAAAGAAGATTTCAACCTGTAATAATAGAAGAACCTACTGTTGAAGATACAATTTCAATATTAAGAGGATTAAAAGAAAGATTTGAGATACATCATGGTATAAGAATACATGATTCAGCAATCGTATCAGCTGCAAAATTATCAGATAGATATATTCAAGACAGATATTTACCAGACAAAGCTATCGATTTGATTGATGAAGCAGGTGCTATGATAAGATCAGAGATAGATTCTCTTCCAACAGAGTTAGATATAATAAGAAGAAAAATATTTAAACTTGAAATTGAAAAGGAAGCTTTATCAAAAGAAAAAGACGAAGGGTCTAAAAATAGATTAGTAGATTTAGAAAAAGAATTAGCTGGACTAAAAGAAGAAAATGATGAAATGACAGCTAAATATGAAAAAGAAAAAGCGCATATAGTTGTTTTAAAAAATATTAAGGAAGAATTAGATGAAGCTAGAGGAGAATTAGAAGTTGCTCAAAGAAATTATGAATATAACAAAGTAGCTGAAATTCAATACAGTAAGATTCCAGCATTAGAAGAAAAACTTAAAAATGTGGAATTAGAAGTTAAAGAAAATTATGAAGGTGCTCTTTTAAAAGAAGAAGTTACAGAAGAGGAAGTTTCACAAATTTTATCTAAATGGACTGGAATACCTGTAAGTAATATACTTGAAGGTGAAAGAGAAAAACTTTTAAGATTAGAAGAAGAGATGAGCAAAAGAGTAATAGGTCAAGATGAAGCTATTGAGTCTGTTACAAATGCAATTCTTAGAGCTAGAGCAGGGCTTAAAGATATTAATAGACCAATAGGATCATTTATTTTCTTAGGACCAACAGGAGTAGGTAAAACAGAACTTGCTAAAACTTTGGCTAGAAATTTATTTGATTCAGAAGAAAATATTATTCGTATTGATATGTCAGAATATATGGAAAAACATTCAGTATCAAGATTAGTTGGAGCACCTCCAGGATATGTAGGTTATGATGAAGGCGGACAATTAACAGAAGCAGTTAGAAGAAATCCATATAGTGTAGTACTTTTTGATGAAATAGAAAAAGCACATGATGATGTTTTTAATATATTTCTTCAAATTTTAGATGACGGTAGATTAACTGATAATAAAGGAAAAACAGTAGATTTTAAAAATACTATAATTATAATGACTTCTAATATAGGTAGTAATTATTTATTAGAGAATAAAAGTGAAGATTATATTGAATCAAGCATAAAAGAAGATGTAATGAATCAATTAAAATTAAGATTTAAACCAGAATTTTTAAATAGAGTTGATGATATAATAATGTTTAAACCATTATCAGAAAATGGAATAAAGAAAATAATAGATATATTCTTAGATGAGGTTAAAAATAGATTAAAAGATAAGAATATAGAATTAGAAGTTACTGATTCAGCTAAATCAATTATGGTTAAAGAAGGCTATGATCCAATATATGGAGCAAGACCTCTTAAGAGATATATTCAAAATACTTTAGAAAATAATCTTGCAAGAATGATAATTAAAGGAGATTTGATTTATGGATCTAAAGCAATAGTTGATAGAGATAATGAAGGAATAATATTAAAACCTGTAAATAATTAAATCTTATTTATTAAAGGGACTATTTAAAATAGTCTCTTTGTTTAATATAAAAGTTTTTTTAGTTAAATTACCTATCCAATTTTTCTTATGCAAATATCAACACTCTGATAAAACAAAACCTTATAATAAAATGTAAAAGGAGATAGAATACTCCTTTATACTTAATAAATTGTTTTATATACGATTTATTTTAAATGAGAATTTGTTTTATCTGAAAAATCTCAGTTTTTCATAATTCTATGTTTAAAATGAAAGTCATATATTAATTTATTAATATTAGAGTATATCTATCTCCTCTTTTGGTACACAGTCAGAATACTATTTTATGCCAGATTCGTATTGTTGTACCATTCTCTTAACCATTTCTCCACCAACGCTTCCACATTGCTTAGAAGAAAGGTTACCATTGTAATCAGTAAATGGAACACCCATTTCATTTGCTACTTCATTTTTGAATTTTGCTAACCCGTTTTTTGCTTCTGGTACTAATGAATTTGCCATAATATATTCCTCCTTAATCTAATTATAAATAATTTTTATTTGCTAAGCTTTTCTGCTTTGCAGTATTATTTTGTGCCATATGATAAAATATACTCTATGTAATGAGAGGAATATTAGTAAAAATTAATTATAAAATCCAATAAAATACATTTTAAAATAAAATGCAATAATAATGTTAAATTTATTCAATTATATCTCTAAAACTAGGTACTCCAAATAATGATTTAGCAGATCTAACTCCTCTTAAAATAGCTTTTTCCATTACTCTTGCAGCCAACATCCCAACGGTAGTAACATCAGAGTTAACTTTATTAGTTGCCATTGTAAATATTGTATCTCCATCAAACATAGTATGAGCTGGATACATGGTTCTAGCGTAACCATTATGAGCCATAGAGGCAACTTTATTTGCTTCTGCTTTAGTGAAATTTGCATTAGTGGCAATTATGCCAATAGTAGTATTCCCTTTAAATGGATTGATAGGATTTTTTAAATTAGATAAGATTAAATTTTCTGTATTTAAAAAATTATTATTTTTACGATCATAAGCTCCAGAAATTATATTTAAATTTTGAGGATCTACTACATCACCTAAGCAGTTTACAGCTACTATTGCACCAACCTCTAAATCTCCAACTTTAACAGCATAAGTACCAAGCCCACCTTTCATTGAAAAATCTGGTCCTAAAAATTTTCCAACAGTGGCACCAAATCCAGCACCTATATTACCGTTTATATCATCATAGTATTCTTCGGAATTTAAACATGCTTTAATTCCCATAAATTTATCAGGTCTTACTTTAGGATTGCCAAAAGCTAGATCAAACAATACTGCTTGACATACTATTGGAACTTTAGCAACAGTTACATCAAATCCAATATTTTTATTTTCTAAATAGTCCATTACACCACTAGAAGCATCTAAACCAAAAGCACTACCACCAGATAAAACTACAGCATGAATTTTATCCACCATTTCCATAGGATTTAATAAATCTGTTTCTCTTGTACCAGGTGAACCACCACGAACATCAACACCACCAGTTGCTCCATTTTTACAGATGACAACGGAACAACCAGTTCCACCTTCTTTATTTTCAGCATGTCCTAGCTTTATACCATCTATATCACAAAATTTAATTTCTTTCATAAAAAATATCTCCTCTAGATTTTAATTAACTGTACAGCTTTAATTATAAATATATCAATACTCTGATAAACAGAGCCTAATTTTTAATATTTTTTATAATAAATAAAAACAATGATAGTAAAAATATATATTTATTTTACATCATTGTTTTTTATTTTAATTAATTATTTCTATTTATTTTTAATATTGTCATTACTACTGGAACTGAAATTAGAGCACTTACAATAGCCTCTATAGAGCCATTAAGTGTAATAACACTACCAATTCCTATACCTGCAGCTTGTCTACTAATTCCTAACACATGAGCATACTTTTCTAAATAAATGATATATGTTAAGCCCATAACACCAATTGTATTAGTTAGTGTTCCAAGTATAGCAGCAGCACCAATACTAATGCTTTTATTTTTTAACTTATTTTTTAAGAATGTATATACATAGTATGATACTATACCGATTAAAACTCTAGGTAATATTGCAATTATAGGGTTCCAAAATATAAATGATGTTGGCATTGGCGCTGTGAAAGCTTGATACATTGAAAATAACCCAAATACTCCACCAACTAAAGCACCAACAACAGGCCCTTCGATAATTGCACCTATAATAACAGGTATATGCATAATAGTAGCTTTGACAGGTGGTATTGGTATAAATCCTAATCCTGTTAAGCCTAAGAAAATAGAAATAGCAGATAACATACCTACCATAGCCATTTTTCTAGTTGAAAATTTTGTTTTTACATTAACTCTTTCCATAAAATGCCTCCGTTCTTATTCCCATTTTTAATTAAGGATATAATTCAGAAAAATTTAGTTACTATTTTTTCTGTTCAGTTTCTATATTAAGAATACCGACAATGTAATTTTATCATGTTTCCAAAAATATTCAACAAGAAATTGTTAAAAATTTATCTAAGTTTAAACTTTTACATAAAAATTAAAAGGTTAATAAGTAAATAATAATTAAAATTAGTATATTTTTACCCGGATAATGTAAAAATTATGTTAAGTATAGTAATTTTTATTGTTAATTAAATAATAAATAATGTTAAAAATTATTTGTTATTTATAATGGTATTTGAAAAATTCTAGAGAAATAATTATTTTTAAATTTATATAAATGATGTTATAATTACTATGAAAAAATGAGGTGTATATTATGAATAGTATAGCAGGTAAAGGTTGTCCGACTATTATACCGGATGAAGAAAAAAAATCATTAAAAGATATTGAAAGAAGTATAGTAAAAACATATAGAAAACATGTTTGGTCTAAGTTTGTAAAAGCAATTAAAAATTATGAACTTATTCAAGAAGGAGATAAAATTGGAGTAGCCATATCAGGAGGAAAGGACAGTCTTCTTATGGCAAAATTATTTCAAGAACTTCAAAAGCATGGTCAAATGAATTTTGAAGTAGAGTTTATAGCTATGGATCCAGGATATCATCCACATATAAGACAATTGTTGTTAGATAATTGTGAATATTTAAATATTCCAATAACTATTTATGAATCAGGAATTTTTGATGTAGTTGATAAAATGGCAAAGGATTACCCATGTTATTTATGTGCTAGAATGAGAAGGGGTTCTCTATATAATAAGGCTCAAGAGCTTGGATGTAATAAGTTAGCTTTAGGACATCATTATAATGATGTTATAGAAACAACGTTATTAAATATATTATATGGTGGTAATTTTAAAACAATGCTACCAAAGCTTAAATCAGCAAATTTTGAAAATTTAGAATTAATAAGACCAATGTATTATATTGAAGAAGAATACATAAAGAAATTTATTAAAAGTACTGGAATTGCTCCATTAAATTGTGCATGCATGGTAGCAGCAGAAAGAACAGGAAATAAGAGATATGAGATAAAGGATTTAATTGCACAATTAAAACAAAATTTTGATGGTGTAGATAAGTCTATATTCAAATCTGCCGAAAATGTTAGTATGGATTCAATACTAGGATGGCAAAAAGGAGATAAAAAGTATTCATTTTTAGATGTATATGACGAAGAGTAAATAGAGGTTGTCTTAATTTTGACAACCTTTCTTTAATATAAAATTATCAAAAATAATTGAAAGTAGTTATTTTTAATAATAGAATAAAAAGTATACTATAAATAAAAGTGAAATACTTATTAAAGGAATGATGAAGATGAATAGAGAAGATGTAATAAATATGGATGCTAATTTGTTGGTTAGCATTATGAATATGAAATTAAGAGATAATTATGATTCATTACAATCACTTTGTTATGATTTAGATTTAAAAGAAGAGGACATAGTACATAGATGTAAAAGCATCGGATATGAATATAATAAATTACATAATCAATTTAAAGCATTTTAGTTAAAAATTAGGTATAATAAAATAAAAAGAGTAGGAGGAAAGAATAATGAACTTAAAAAAATACGGAAAAATTATGGGTGTTCTTGCAGCTACTACAGCTTTAGTATTATCTTTAGTAAATGATAAAAAAGACAACAGGGTAGATGATGACAAGTAATTAAAATAATTATTTGATGAGGGAATGTTAATTATGAATATAGAAAAATTAAATTTTAATTACAAGGATTTATTTAATCACTTAGATATTAATGGAATAACTATGTTCTGGAATCCATTAAAGGATGAATTGACATTTGACTATAAAATAGTTGATTTTTTAGAGGATTATGAAATAGACAATAAGAAAATTAATCAATTTTTAAATTATATATATCTAGAAGATTTAAATAAGGTAAAAGATATATTTAAAGAAGACTTAAAAAAAATTTATGATTCTAAAAAGCATCTAGTAACTCATTATAGAATAAAAAATAATAATAATATTTTATATTTTATTTTTGTGGGTAAGGCAGTTAAGAAATATGATGGCTATACTTTAATGGGAATACATTATTGTTTTGAAAATTTGGATTCTAATTATTGGATTTCTGAGATAGATGTTTTATATAAAGAATTATCTGAAGAGTATTTCATTAATCAAAAAATAACATCACTAATTGAATGTGATAGAACAACAGAACTTCCTAATTGTTATTATTTTAAACGAACTGTAATGGGATTTTTAAAAGAATGCAAAGAAGAGCAAGTTCAATGTGCTATGTTAATGCTTAACTTAGATAATTTTAAATATGTAAACGAATCTTTTGGACATGAATTTGGAGATGTAGCATTAAGAGTAGCTGCTAATAAAATATTATCTTTAGTATCAGAACGTGATTTAGTATGTAGATATAGTGGGGATACTTTTTTAATATTTATTCCAGACATCATTGATTTAAATGAAGTAAGTATTTTATGTAGAAAAATAGTTAAGTCTTTTCATGAATCTATAATAATAGATGAGAAAGAAGTATATGTTAGTGTGAGTATAGGAGCATCTTTATACCCATATAATGGGGTGGATTTTGAAACATTATTAAAAAATTCAGATGCTGCTATGTATGTAGCAAAAGGAAATGGAAAAAATGAATATAATTTCTTTACTGATAAAATATCAATTGAATTAAACAGAGTATATTCATTACAAAAAGGATTAAGATATGCATTAGATAATAAAGAAATATTTATAGTATTTCAACCTAAGGTTACTTTAGATGATTTTTTAGTACGAAGTTTTGAGGCTTTGGTAAGATGGCATAGTAATGATATGGGAGTTGTTAATCCAGATGAATTCATACCAATAGCAGAAAATACTAAAATGATTATTCCAATTGGAAGTTTTGTATTAGAAGAAGTTTTTAAAAAGGTAAGAATATTGATAAATGAAGGTTACTTAAATTTTAAGATGGCAGTAAATTTATCAGAAATGCAGCTAAGAGAAGATAGTATTGTATCAGATTTAAAAAAATTTATATATAAGTATAGAGTTAATCCTAATTATATTCAAGTGGAAATTACTGAAAGTATGTTAATGAAATCATTTGATAAAAATATAAAAATTCTTAATGAAATTAAAGATTTAGGAATAAGTATAGCATTAGATGATTTTGGTACAGGATACTCATCTCTTAATTATTTAACTAAACTTCCTATAGATGCATTAAAAATAGATAGAACTTTTGTGGTTGATTTAGAAAAAAATTCAAAAAATAAGTGCATAATAGAAAATATTATTAATTTATCACATCAATTAGGAATAGAAGTAATAGCAGAAGGCGTGGAGTCAAAACAACAAGTAGATTATTTGAAAGGAATTTCTTGTGATGTGGTACAAGGATATTATTATAGTAAGCCAGAAAAATTTGAAAAAATTAAAAATATGATATGCAAAGAAATTTCTAAATAAAATTGACAAATGTGTAAAAAAGAGATAATATAGATATTAATAATATAAATCCTAAGAAGAGGGATAGTAATCAGGTGCTAAGTTTAAGAGAGCTGAAGATGGTGTGATTTCAGTACTAATGCTAATGATGAATGGGCCTTTGAGGAGCAATATGAAATCTTTTAGAGAGTAGTTGAGCCGTAAGTCGCACGTTATAGCGAATGAGATATGTTAGTATCAAAAAGAGAGGCATTTTTATTTATGCAATTTAGGTGGCAACGCGGATAATATCCGTCCTATATATTTATATATAGGGCGGTTTTTTTGTTTATAAATAAATTTTTATTTTGAACAATTTATTCATATTGTTACCTATTGGGGAACGTGTTATAGATACTAGCTACTTAAAAATTAAATTATATGGGGTGTGGTAATTATGTTGTGAAAGGAATTGTATTTAAAGACTTTGAATATTAATTTATATAAAAAATGGGGGAATTAAAATGAATACAAAAAGAATGATTACGAATGCAATTTTAATAGCAATAGGAGTAATCTTACATCAACTTACACCAGCATTAGGGTTACCAATGCAACCAGATTTTGCCTTAGCTATGTTATTTATAATAATTGTTTATAATAAAGATTATAAAACTACAATAATTTGTGGACTTATAGTAGGAATATTTACAGCATTAACTAGCAAAACGCCTGGAGGTCAATTACCTAATATTGCTGATAAATTTATTACATGTAATATTATGTATTTAATGCTAATGCCGTTAAGAGAAAAGGTTGGCAAGAATATACAAATAATAATACTATTATCTGTTGGAACTTTAGTGAGCGGAACAATATTTTTAACTGTATTAATGTTGACAGCAGGTTTACCAGGAGGAGCTTCATTTGGGATACTATTTTTGGCAGTAGTACTACCTACAACAGCTTTAAATGCATTCGCTGGATATGTAATGTATAAAATAGTTGCAAGAACTGTATCAACAACTAAAGCATATGCTTAAATTATAATAAATAAAAAACATCTATATTATTGAGTTTTTAATAATATAGATGTTTTTTTATTTTTGATCTAATTAAAATAAAAAATTGTTATTTAATAATGTGATATTCTTCAGGGGTATCTTCTGTAATAGCT encodes:
- a CDS encoding tRNA 2-thiocytidine(32) synthetase TtcA — protein: MNSIAGKGCPTIIPDEEKKSLKDIERSIVKTYRKHVWSKFVKAIKNYELIQEGDKIGVAISGGKDSLLMAKLFQELQKHGQMNFEVEFIAMDPGYHPHIRQLLLDNCEYLNIPITIYESGIFDVVDKMAKDYPCYLCARMRRGSLYNKAQELGCNKLALGHHYNDVIETTLLNILYGGNFKTMLPKLKSANFENLELIRPMYYIEEEYIKKFIKSTGIAPLNCACMVAAERTGNKRYEIKDLIAQLKQNFDGVDKSIFKSAENVSMDSILGWQKGDKKYSFLDVYDEE
- a CDS encoding DUF4250 domain-containing protein; translated protein: MNREDVINMDANLLVSIMNMKLRDNYDSLQSLCYDLDLKEEDIVHRCKSIGYEYNKLHNQFKAF
- a CDS encoding tryptophan transporter, whose translation is MNTKRMITNAILIAIGVILHQLTPALGLPMQPDFALAMLFIIIVYNKDYKTTIICGLIVGIFTALTSKTPGGQLPNIADKFITCNIMYLMLMPLREKVGKNIQIIILLSVGTLVSGTIFLTVLMLTAGLPGGASFGILFLAVVLPTTALNAFAGYVMYKIVARTVSTTKAYA
- a CDS encoding putative bifunctional diguanylate cyclase/phosphodiesterase, whose protein sequence is MNIEKLNFNYKDLFNHLDINGITMFWNPLKDELTFDYKIVDFLEDYEIDNKKINQFLNYIYLEDLNKVKDIFKEDLKKIYDSKKHLVTHYRIKNNNNILYFIFVGKAVKKYDGYTLMGIHYCFENLDSNYWISEIDVLYKELSEEYFINQKITSLIECDRTTELPNCYYFKRTVMGFLKECKEEQVQCAMLMLNLDNFKYVNESFGHEFGDVALRVAANKILSLVSERDLVCRYSGDTFLIFIPDIIDLNEVSILCRKIVKSFHESIIIDEKEVYVSVSIGASLYPYNGVDFETLLKNSDAAMYVAKGNGKNEYNFFTDKISIELNRVYSLQKGLRYALDNKEIFIVFQPKVTLDDFLVRSFEALVRWHSNDMGVVNPDEFIPIAENTKMIIPIGSFVLEEVFKKVRILINEGYLNFKMAVNLSEMQLREDSIVSDLKKFIYKYRVNPNYIQVEITESMLMKSFDKNIKILNEIKDLGISIALDDFGTGYSSLNYLTKLPIDALKIDRTFVVDLEKNSKNKCIIENIINLSHQLGIEVIAEGVESKQQVDYLKGISCDVVQGYYYSKPEKFEKIKNMICKEISK